GTCCATTCCAAGCACCACTTGTCCAATACTCTTCAGGTTTGTTCCAAAGAATCAAATAAGAAGTGCTTCCTTCGGGGTCTAATTCCAGAGAAAAAAGACCCATTGCAGGATCTTGGTTATTCTTCCATGAAGTGAGGTATTGAGGCTTCTTTGTTTTGTTGTCGAGTTTGATTTTGCCGCCCGGAAGCCACATGTCGGTTGGGTGATCAAAACTCTGCCACAGAGAATCTGAATCTGAAGCAGAAACATAAACACTTACAAATAATTCAAGTCTCAAATCGACTAATAATATAATCATATTAGAGCTTTATAAATGAGGAACAACTCTCACCGCGTGAACTAGTTTTTGAGGTTGAATTACATCCAAACTCATCTAAGATCATATAAATCACGTCCACCATTTCCAGATTTCACCTTCAGAAACTAGAGTTTGATCCCCAAACTCGACTGATCCCCAAACTCGACTTATGTTTTACAATATGTAACTTAAGTAACATCTAActctaattttcttaaaatacatcAAAGTTGTAACTTAGTtacttatattttctaaaaaacaaGTGTGTGAATGTTAAGATACGTGTAtgaatatatattcatttatttaaaaggaGTCGGTTAAGAAAAtataactaacaattttaaaatacacaaaataTAACTTGTTAActaattcattctaaataaataaatggagtAAGTTAACAAatcctataataataataataataataataattattattattattattattattattattactattattattatatttataacataaaataaaaatattaactaaatattttttatttattattattattatattttgtgttaTCGCAATTATATTCGTTAACCTTTTTTAAGAGGGATACCGATggagtagtattttttttttcaattaccaATTTAACTTGTTCAAGGTTCTTGTCgatttaaatttaacatatatgcacattaaattaaatatggaataaatcataagcaaaaataattCCAAACTCTAACAAATGCTAttcgatattttttttctagtaactattttaagttttaacaacTGGTCAGGGACAAACTGTGTAAATTAGAGGGTGCGGTCCAAATAAAGGAGTGTAAGTGCAGGTCCTTCAAGAGTTCAACATGGCTACCTTGTCATTTCAGACTTCAGATACCGTCAAAACTGTATTGGGAGCGGATCCATTTGGGTGttgttaggtgcacccaacaatatTGCTGATgcactcaatatttttttaaaatgtcaaaaCTGTCCCTCATTTGTATTGGGTGTACATGAGAGTGGTTCGtaaaaggcttacggatcaagttgatccgttgATCCATATGTTGATATTTTAAGCatgtggatcaacttgatccgtaaaagcctaatggatcaacttgatccgtatgttgATATTTTAAGCATacaaatcaacttgattcataaaagacttacgaatcaacttgatccgtaaaagccTAACGGATCAACTTGTTCCGTATGTTAACTTGATCCATAAAAggcttatggatcaagttgatccatatgttgatattttaagcatacgaatcaacttgatccattacgaatcaagttgattcgtaaggttgatacggatcaagttaatctgtatgttgatattttaaatcaacttgattcataaaaaccttacgaatcaacttgatctgtatgtTGATATTTTAAGCATACGGATTAATTTGATTCGTAAAAGCCTTATGGATCAAATTGATATGCAAGCCTTTtatagatcaacttgatccataaaaaCCTTTTATACAaggatattttttacttttatcattaAATGTTAGGTGTACTAGTAATAATATTGGGTGCACCTAGGAACACCCGATCCATTTCAGTCCACGTACAAAGAGATAACAACTAAAGCAACTTTGTTCGCAAGGTAACCCTGAAAAACTCTGGCCACTCGATCAAAAGCACACTTTATCTAACGGCTGAGGTTGCTTTCCCAAAATGGGGAGACCTGTCCATCTCTCCCATATTAGCCGACGCATTGGTTTTAGGTGTCCAAagatttttttctcactttttaatTCATCCTGCTAAACCTTaaggtttttttgtttttttttttttttatcttaagtggCAATATGGATAACTGATTTAATAAAGTCTTGAAAAAGTAGTGGTctcgatttttttaaatgtaagatcacaaggttttttttttataatatggaTAACTGATCTGATAAAGTCCTAAAAAATTAGTGGTCtcaatcttttcattttttttatgtaggtCTCAATCTTTTCATAAGATCAAGTATTTTTATGAAACAATTTTGTTCTGATTAAATAAGACCATAATAGGCCCAActatatttctatctatattATATAGCTTCATGTTCAGAATTTAaactacaaaatattatttaaactcaaaaactttattttatttgcgCGTCATAGCTACGAATTCAAAACAACAAGAAACCTTGAGTGTTTGGTCTAGTTTTATGAAAAGCGATAATAGGCCTACCCAAAAGGTTGGGATGACTTCCGCTCTAATTGGGCATTTGACTTTCGGAGCCCATGTTTTTTCTGGTCTGTTCTTAACAACTTCTTTTTTTGTGGAAACTGGTCTGTTCTTAAACTAAATAAAGAGATAGATTATttgtatatgattttttattgagagagagagagaataaatataatttttcataattagatggaaaattgtaacaaataatgagaaattggaatgatatatttaattatttgaatgttatggatatttttaatcaaaattaaaattggacttatataaaacaaaaattaaacattgataattaaataactctccacttttattcaaagataataATACAAAATTCACTTTACTTaccatatttaaatttgatttaaatatatttaagattcttgataaataactaaattttattttggattcttaataataaaaaattattattatgagtacttgatatttttaaatttttattttaaatttttatcgtCAATTAAATAGTGATGTGATATAATCACAACcattgataatattaaaaaaattaatttataaaataattcattatcacttactcaaaataaaaaaaaaatattagaaatacaACACCAAATTCTCAATCATTAGCCTTAAACATATctaaactttaattatttttttttataatgttagtGGGTTTATAAACACCCTATGATCCAAGACTTGGTTAGACGATAAAGCGTTTTCCTATGTCTCCCCGCATTGATTGGATTAAGACTTGCCTACTATAAATCCAAATCTAGCAGTGCTCCATCAATTAGCCATGCCCATGAATGTAACACTCAAGtcagattcaaattcaattaataCACCAAAAAACAGCTGTGATTGAAAACATTTTGACAATCCTGAAACCCCGTTTGTGTTTAGCAAGAGGATTCATTTCGTGTACGGTGTACCGCATGGCAACACTCCATTCACTATGTTACAAAAATTGACCCAGGACCTTCGTGTCCAATTGCTAATAAACTAATGTTATGTGCTGTTTCTTTTGGTCTCTTGTCACCTAATCCAGCATTTATCATTTCTGATTTCCAAGAGTTAGCTTTCAACCTCACCTTTAATGAAATCCCTAGGACCCGTCCCTGTTGAAAACTCTTCCTAGATTGTTAGGCTTTTGGCTTCTTTTGTCCTCAACAATGTCTCATGCATGCCACACATGACTTTACATTTTAATGAGTTTCCACTAACGTTACTTAACAATAacaccattattattattattattttctgtttaTAGTATTGCTATAAAGTCATttctactataaaaaatattaatatttataaaaaattatgagcgATTGAGTGtacacaattaattttttttcataatttatttcatactcaaacttaatatttaaattcttaattaattgattaaaatacacatgatgttattatttatgttaaccgttatggtatagtaattagttAGATAAAGTATATATTGTTTACTTATAgaccaataaaaaatttatcacaatAAATTGTGTTACACGATTTCTCCACCGAATAGCCAAATTGAATATGGTTGATAATTTATTGGTCGATATCGTGACATAAATTAGGTGTGAACGATGAAAAATACAATCAGCAGGCGAGTGGACAATTAAGCATTATCTAATCACCAATTAGTTGACGAAGAAACAGGGACTTAATCCAAAAGTGGAAGAAGCAACCTATGTGAAAAGACCAACGCACCCTTTCACACACAAAACTAAATTTTCCAGTTTGAAAGAGGTaagaaaattcattaatttctaGAAACCTCTCATGAAAAGAGTCATTAATCCGTGAGAACCGTGAGTGACTATATATCAATCTTCAGAGTCCTAAAAAAGTTTGATCACTTTCGCATTGACCTATATAACCTTTTCTCTCCGGTTACCAGAACCGTAAGTTGCTGAACATGAACCCGCAATCGCCGGTTCGGGCGGAACCGGAGCCTCCGGTTCCGACGTTCTCCCCACGGTTCGCGCTCACGTCCGGTTCGCAGCGGAAAATCGCGATCGCGGTCGATCTGAGCGACGAAAGCGCCTACGCGGTGCGCTGGGCGGTGCAGAACTACCTGCGACCGGGCGACGCCGTGATCCTCCTGCACGTGCGTCCCACGAGCGTTCTCTACGGCGCGGACTGGGGCTCCGTGGATCTGAGCGCGGCGGAGGACGCCGATGACGGCGGAGGAGGCGACGAGGAGTCGCGGCGGAAGCTGGAGGACGACTTCGACAACTTCACGTCGACGAAAGCGAGCGACCTGGCTCATCCGCTGGTGGAGGCGCAGATACCGTTCAAGATCCATATTGTGAAGGACCACGACATGAAGGAGAGGCTGTGCTTGGAGGTGGAGCGGCTCGGGCTCAGCGCCGTCATTATGGGGAGCCGCGGCTTCGGGGCGTCGAAGCGAGCCGCGAAGGGGAGGCTCGGGAGTGTTAGTGATTACTGCGTTCATCATTGCGTGTGTCCCGTTGTGGTTGTGCGTTACCCCGAGGAGAACGATAACGGTAAAGGTGACGGTAACGGTGCTGGTGGTCTTGTTGTGCAGGTTGGGGAACCGGTGGAGCTTCCGCCTGTGCCGGAGGAAGAGCATGAGGTGTATCATGATGCTTCCGATGAGCACAGAGGTTTGGtctgaaaattgaaattcaactttataaattttttattgtattatttatgatttaattttgcATAATGTTtaaatggtttgactaatgatcTTATTTGTGTACATTGATAGCGGAGAGGAATGAGTATTGGACAGAACTTAGATATGTTACTTTCTTCAATCAAAGTTGGCATTTGTCTAAGTTTTCATCTTGACTAGAGAACGGTGTAAAAAGTAGTTATAAATGGATAAAGTTCTCTATAAACACTCCGCAGCCTTGCCGTCCAAGTGGGCGGGCTGTGGACTAGTTCTTTGACTAGCTCCAAGTGAACACTGCAATACCGGCTTCACCACCCCACGCTGCTCATTTGCAATTGAGAGACATGGTGGAAGGCTCTGATATCAATTGATAAGAACCACACCTCAAAAGCTAGCTGTTGGGTAGTAGTTGGAGAGCCCAAGgccatgaaaaaaataagaagggaAAATGAATTGAGTTTCTTTCAtgagctaaaatcaactcatgtACTTAATTTTTGTGGAAGTTCTCTCGTTTAACTGCTCCAAAAGTTCaagtgcataagttgattttagcttatggaagaagctcaattcattttaatctttttcttattcaataattatttatggaGAAATTTATCCAACAAGACTCATGTCTAAGTTTTGTTGTCCCAAGAGCTCTCTGTTGAGGGGTTTTGGTTTGATGATTTTTTCCGAGGTGATTGTATGGAACTTTACTGTTGGATAAAAGTGTCTGGGCTATAAGATTACGTGTGTCTGGACACATGTTACAAACACAAGAAACCGTGtcaatttgtttaaaaacatggaAGCTATAACTACTAGCTTCTGTCTAAAGTGGGAAACCACATCCCAGGGATGTAACCAAACACATTATAACTTGGGCGCTGAAGCAATAAAGGGGGAAAAGGATTGGTAAGGAAATCTGAAACAGAGACAAAGAAGATTTGGCTTGATGGTTAACGCAATAgcaaaaattagagaaaaactATATGTGACATTTAAAACATCCTGATCCATATTTGAAGTAACTTGGATAATAAGAAAAGACTACAACTGTAGTGAGTGATCCATGTTTAAGGTCTTTACAAGTTTTACTTTGGCTACCTAGGACCTAACACAATCCTCCTCCTTTATCTGGGTTTGGGAATGACTGAGACCATAGAAAGAGTATTAGGTATGGCCAGCCTATAAAGTGTATCTGTGCTGCTATAGCATTGATGATACTTGTGCTTCAAAAGCATGAACAGTATTAATCTGCAATAGCCCAAACAGCTACCTAGCTTTTTAACAGAAATAAAGATTGAACCCTTTGTCATGCATCAGAAGTCTAATTCTGAATTCAAACTTGTAAATGTGTATTTCATCGGAAGTGTTTGTAGAAAGGCCAGATAGTTATCATTGATTTTTGAAGTCAAGTTTTGCATGTAGTTTACTCTAATTTTAAATGGTTTTATAGTTGTCGACCTAAGGCTCAATCCAACTCCTATCACTTGTTAAGTGTTGCATTCAAGCGTTTGTCTAAATCCATATCCATAACGTGCATAACACTTATGTTTATATTCTTTTCTGTATATGACTGCTACAAGTTAATTCTTGAAGTTAAAAGCTGAAGCTACTAAACTGAGCCGTGGTTGAACACTTACCCATGATATGCACTTAGCAAACTTCACAATTATCCACTATATGCTCCCCACTCATCCCACAATGCTTTGCAATTGGGAGATAACTACCTCTAGGTGTGGGGAACACTTGTATAGGCTGGCCATACCCTAGAGTAGGCAAATTTCACCAATTCCCAGATACACACTAAGGCTAATGTTGGATTTGAGAGGTTTTGGTGGAAACAGTTACTAGAGTGAGATCTTTGCAAAAGGAAATAACAAACCAAAAGAtggatatttattttcatttttcatgttAAGTTCTAGATTGACATGCTACCTGTTGGAATGGTGTTTCCCATAGTGAttacaaaaaagaataaaaaatgcaatatttttgttctttagaAGCCATCAAATTATGAAATAACCCAAACCTTGTAGGATTTTATCTATCACTTGGGAGTATATTGTTACAGGTTGATTAGTTTCTTCTTATTTAACTTGCTTATTTTTGGTTTGTGAACAGATGCTTAATGAAAGTATAGAGCAATGTCTATTTCCCTACTAACTTCAGGTAAGGCATGAATAACTTCTGCAATTTTTCAATAACCATTTTATCCTTCCTCAAGTTTGAATACCAGCCATTATCGGATCCTGTTGGATTAAATTCTTTTCTAAATGTATAGAAACACCAATGGATAACTGTTACTTTCTGTGCACTTTCCCATGCTGGGACTTGGACGAGGGAAGTGATAAGGAGTGGTGTTCCCAGTTCTCTCTTTCTGTATTATCTTCTAGAAATATATTTGGTTGGACTATGAAAACCACAACCCCAATGTTATAGAAGACTATAAGTCCACTAACTCTGGACtgatgttttgttttctttacaaGTAAAACTTTCATTTTGTCCATGAAATTGACACCATTGATCAATTTAGTCCTCGACCTTAAGAAAAGCCAAATTTAGTCATTGACTTCGTTACTATCTGTCAATTTAGTCTTGAATTTAGGAAATATCATCATTTTAGTCTTTGATTTTAACTCCTTTCAATCAATTTGATCCCTGCCCAATCTAGTTTCTAAACATTAGGAACCAAATTTGcagtttttttgtttgtttgtaatGTTTAAAGATAAATTTGACAAATGATGTCAATTTCAGGGATtaaattgacatttttttttctcactggCAGctaccttctcttttttttatgacatttttcACTTAATAAATATGTTAGCTACTACCttcaaagtttctttatatatcatggcaaataaattcaaatttacaggcctttgattttttttttcttccagaaACTGCTCACGGCAGCAAGGCATGTatcaaatgaagaagaatgtgtTAGAATTGATAAGTATCTTCGTTGGACAAACTATACATTGTAAAGTGGCTGTTTGGTTGGTTAGCATTTGTATGCTTTTGTACAAGTTTGTTTCTACACTGTTTCAATACCCAGTGACAGGGTTGAATATGCTACCTTTCTACTTTGACGATTGATTTGGAGGCTCTTGATCCTGATTGGAAATCAATTATAGATTTAAGAAACAACGAAAGTTTTATTTTACTGTCTTGCTTCCTGTGAATGCCTGGTACAGTTAATGTTGAAGTAAAGTTGGACGATGACTGAGAATCACAAACATTTTACGTTACCATTTGTCTCGGACGCCTTCCAATAAAACAATTTCCCCGTTTGTTTGCGTTGGATTACAACATGCTTCTAGTTTGCTGTCCATCTTGTTTCATTATGTActcatttgttgattttttttttcatgacagCTTATTCAAATTTgtgcaaatgaaaaaaattaaggtttGGGCTGTGGTGTGGTACtataattgaaaattaactGATTATAAAGCGAGAGAATGGTTATTAGTGTTTTTAATAAGAGTGCAGATAAATCaacttgaaaacaaaacattaGTTTAGCTGAAAGGGAAAATCTCATGAATGCTAATTAGCAATCATTTGCTGAGTTAGTGACTCGTAATTAATCGTGCATCACGTGGTTTACTATCTATATGATTTTTCGGGAATTCTGTCTTGTATAAAATCAACACGCTTGAACTCCATATTATTATGCATTTATGCTTGTTTCAAATAAGTCAAGCTTCAGGGTTAATATGACTGGCTTGTTAGGAGGAGTTGACCGCGAGGGTAGGTTTTATACCACCGGCGACGAAAATTCCATGATTCAACAGTTAAATTAAGTGACCCAAGTACAACGTGTCTTGCTTTGCTTGATTTGGAATTTGACATAGTTTTCTTGATCAATTACAAGACATAACATAACAAGCATTTATTTGCTTTTTTGTCAAATTATGATTCAGTTCAACGATAAAAGTTGGCATTCATGACATTGTCATTTATTGTGGTGTTGTGTGTCATCTCATTTTTGTGGTCCAGTGTCATACCAAGGCTTGAAAGGTGATTCGTATCAGGGTTTATATAAGGGGCTTCTATCGTGCATCCTCATTATTACATCTTACACCTTTCATTATATTCTGAAAAGTTCATTTCCAAATGTAAATTTGCATTCTGAAATAGGCTTTCCGGAATGCAACGAGAGATGTTCAATGCAATAGTAGGAGTGCAAGATATAAATGTCTAAAACAGGAATCGTCTGGTATTACATTATGTACTATATTTGTGTTCTTTCGGCCGGATGGATTGGGTCGGTGCAATTTGTTGACAGTTCTTAATTGGGCCGCACATAGGTTTCTCCTATCTGGACCACTACGGTAACCATTGTATACATATAAACCATCAGCAtccttttttttgtgtgataaaagcaaagtatataattattttacaatatataaTTGTATACGTTGGTTACAATTAAGGATGTATTTTACAATACATATTTCAAGATAAATAAtgtcaatataaatataatatcatgttACAAAAAAATGCCTATTAAGCTAATAAGTtgtgttattaata
The nucleotide sequence above comes from Glycine soja cultivar W05 chromosome 11, ASM419377v2, whole genome shotgun sequence. Encoded proteins:
- the LOC114375258 gene encoding universal stress protein PHOS34-like isoform X1, which encodes MNPQSPVRAEPEPPVPTFSPRFALTSGSQRKIAIAVDLSDESAYAVRWAVQNYLRPGDAVILLHVRPTSVLYGADWGSVDLSAAEDADDGGGGDEESRRKLEDDFDNFTSTKASDLAHPLVEAQIPFKIHIVKDHDMKERLCLEVERLGLSAVIMGSRGFGASKRAAKGRLGSVSDYCVHHCVCPVVVVRYPEENDNGKGDGNGAGGLVVQVGEPVELPPVPEEEHEVYHDASDEHRETAHGSKACIK
- the LOC114375258 gene encoding universal stress protein PHOS34-like isoform X2 — translated: MNPQSPVRAEPEPPVPTFSPRFALTSGSQRKIAIAVDLSDESAYAVRWAVQNYLRPGDAVILLHVRPTSVLYGADWGSVDLSAAEDADDGGGGDEESRRKLEDDFDNFTSTKASDLAHPLVEAQIPFKIHIVKDHDMKERLCLEVERLGLSAVIMGSRGFGASKRAAKGRLGSVSDYCVHHCVCPVVVVRYPEENDNGKGDGNGAGGLVVQVGEPVELPPVPEEEHEVYHDASDEHRDA